In the genome of Colletotrichum lupini chromosome 8, complete sequence, one region contains:
- a CDS encoding glycosyl hydrolase family 76, which yields MLSFHIPSAVPLALWAFSRAAEAAYSIDTRDDIITTASTLAYDLMKFYEGNKTGEIPGILPGPPDSGQGDYYWWQGGAMMGTYVDYWYYTGDESYNHVVTEGMLHQVGEGRDYMPRNHTASLGNDDQGFWGMTAMLAAENKFPDPPEDKPQWLALAQAVWTTQADPERHDETCGGGMRWQVPRTNTGYDYKNTISNGCFFNIGARLARYTGNDTYARYAEQTWDWLWAVNYIDHENWRVYDGAHVPKNCTNIFKATFSYNIAVLMQGCAFLANHTGEQKWFDRTEALANRAIEDFFADGVAYEIPCEFETGRCSQDMLSFKGYVHRWMTVVTQLVPSTRDLILPVLRNSTLSAIKQCTGGASGRACGFYWNKGVFVDPAVDKTSGAGEAMNVLAAVQSLLEVAPPATNTTGGTSKGDPNAGMNSNPFKEFDPLTTGDRAGAGILTFVVLSSAIGIWVWMSLGYQEWTEGEKGKGKAPPMTEKIDNSVESVAPAKIEKHPISPTACGKMSIHQQHAYSV from the exons ATGCTGTCATTCCATATCCCGAGCGCAGTGCCGCTGGCGTTATGGGCATTCTCCAGGGCTGCCGAGGCGGCGTACTCAATAGACACTCGAG ATGATATTATCACGACGGCCAGCACACTCGCATACGATCTTATGAAGTTTTACGAAGGAAACAAGACGGGAGAAATTCCCGGCATCTTGCCAGGACCACCAGATTCGGGCCAAGGTGATTACTACTGGTGGCAGGGTGGCGCCATGATGGGAACATACGTCGACTACTGGTATTACACGGGCGACGAGAGTTACAACCACGTCGTTACAGAAGGCATGCTCCATCAAGTCGGAGAAGGCCGCGATTACATGCCAAGGAACCACACCGCCTCTCTCGGCAACGACGACCAAGGATTTTGGGGCATGACGGCGATGCTCGCAGCAGAGAACAAATTTCCCGACCCTCCGGAAGATAAACCACAGTGGCTTGCGCTCGCACAAGCTGTCTGGACGACTCAGGCGGACCCGGAGAGGCACGACGAGACATGTGGCGGCGGTATGCGGTGGCAGGTTCCCAGGACTAACACGGGTTACGACTATAAAAACACAATTTCAAACGGGTGTTTCTTCAACATCGGTGCTAGACTCGCGCGCTATACCGGCAACGATACGTATGCTCGCTACGCCGAACAGACATGGGACTGGCTATGGGCGGTAAACTACATCGATCACGAGAACTGGCGAGTCTACGACGGTGCTCATGTGCCGAAGAACTGCACCAACATCTTCAAGGCAACCTTCTCATACAATATTGCCGTATTGATGCAAGGTTGTGCGTTTTTGGCGAACCAT ACGGGAGAGCAGAAATGGTTTGACCGCACCGAAGCCCTCGCAAACCGCGCCATCGAGGACTTCTTCGCCGATGGCGTCGCATACGAAATCCCCTGCGAATTCGAGACCGGCCGCTGTTCCCAAGACATGCTTAGCTTCAAGGGATACGTCCATCGTTGGATGACTGTAGTAACACAACTCGTACCCTCAACCCGCGACCTCATCCTTCCGGTCCTGCGCAACTCCACTCTATCAGCCATCAAGCAGTGTACAGGCGGTGCCTCGGGTCGCGCCTGCGGATTCTACTGGAACAAAGGCGTATTTGTCGACCCGGCTGTCGACAAGACTTCTGGCGCGGGCGAGGCTATGAACGTGTTGGCTGCGGTGCAGAGTCTGCTGGAAGTGGCCCCTCCTGCTACGAATACCACTGGTGGCACTTCAAAGGGCGACCCCAATGCGGGAATGAACTCGAATCCGTTCAAGGAGTTTGATCCCCTGACTACCGGTGACCGTGCTGGCGCCGGCATCTTGACGTTTGTGGTTCTCTCGAGCGCTATTGGGATCTGGGTTTGGATGTCGCTTGGGTATCAAGAATGGACAGAAGGAGAGAAGGGTAAAGGGAAAGCTCCCCCTATGACTGAAAAGATTGATAACTCGGTGGAGAGTGTAGCACCGGCGAAAATA GAAAAACACCCAATTAGCCCTACGGCTTGTGGCAAGATGAGTATCCATCAGCAGCATGCGTATAGTGTTTAA
- a CDS encoding NCS1 nucleoside transporter, with amino-acid sequence MATLKGGHMPTTTIIRLSNGESSIMIRFFYNDHTIPWNSLVGRWPRTYAEAVMDRSSSGSPLKNYMKTPDEPQLLLHAQYTRSNILPPIHSCYNYTLKIARSLEGGAGGSVITNVGSRQPQLYPESERQQDARQRIPHLSYLYLSHTALLFVNAAATLPRRSDPVQMPPLVPPTRRSRNGCIDCRKAKVKCDEIRSSCGTCARRRLVCQGYKTQPGAAQHARHSPSSLLAAGAGASNTAAAAAKDSVPGSVSSSPDLLSVAVSAGSSSSSSTTPAARRSPPTSNRQTLALDTRTFSLLPPGSVPVADQPYLEVYFNRHPFELLIGHEFVCEMNANIVMMLQQDPVVIADTISAIGYSYDVGSSSAALLPVLNRRAKILANLRNMKPSSHYFEEALFLLLGLCAMEVNWNMNPVDLALDGWMGHYTPLVTLAQPGHHATIPTVLSNVASLISHHVSTGGDVSSVARYYLRALARQDLVVSLIQLRRPRVPSYVWLENEAAKPDRLLGYTVTLMPLLEELCTLAEEVRDQILQPAFPNTLLGGGSATSPTSTEERGSSSPPICVDSWLDAGYSNLALRADSLRLRLESWKPTISDSLSFRSARKFRAQAACYRAGALLYLHRLFCLPGSAADADGEALSKAHDVMLYTSGPPSESKMLLWPVFMAACEMLDADDRAAVLDVFDSIGTHRKTVTVERTRIARVSGGVFADLIPYHPSTGRSAGVWASLQAHPVVRGSGPTRSSPSRFTHCLGFISSEPGDHVAAQALAIFAIMTGYLDKACQERQPQIRSLGHASAKSGYLIGQLVSTIGRFFLKQSASRLVTACGKNEKSLADPWGWSSGIYESDKVELQMDSHHLINLISRWDGGPKYSAELENLHQLPGQFSSFNFPSEFLNELLRHQAEWGSSFNPRPAVDYHGYETTKWINPDIAPLPPNRRTWGMWAFLGFGSISNLCISAWTGAASLLSLGLTIPQTIGLMILARALICLLVIGNGWMGSEWHIGFTVSQRIILGMNGAYIGQLIRIMLSIVWYGSQAWLGGLCVSAMLSSWSYNFLMMENTLPESAHMVTRDLVGFVIFHLISVPFLLIRIEKAKIPVITANLIVFVTMMGITIWACTTGGTGPLFESGAKQPSLLTKEWAWVYGIIASVGVGLEVQFDRGIQPTAQGPIGGPIYDYRSQPNLRLEPPFYTYADIQIVQLISSSTTVRTNYPVIGIPTVGNISAGILNQSDFTRFARKQGIQVPGIIFSLFIPGMIVPIFAILTASASMEIWELEEPMWNPLTVITQWMMDDYSSKARAGAFFCSLGFVLGQIAENILGNGYAAGMDLAGLLPTWITIKRGALLAAALSWAVQPWEFYNTASTFVSVAASFSVFMGPLTGIMMTDYFVVRRQKIEISQLYTGSKEGAYWYTYGFNWRAFVAWVVCFVPAMPGMIAAVNPNVKINDGLYKYYLGNYIFGFLEAGALYALLTFVFKPQRLGCQDDFDLYGTFEDDVAISKGMAPFERPKGVDGPIEGRSVHLQDDRSENKPGPSIAV; translated from the exons ATGGCGACCCTCAAAGGCGGACACATGCCGACGACAACAATTATCCGGCTTTCCAATGGAGAGAGTTCGATAATGATCAGATTTTTCTACAACGACCATACCATACCTTGGAATTCTCTCGTCGGTCGTTGGCC ACGTACATATGCCGAGGCCGTGATGGATCGATCTTCTAGTGGATCTCCTCTGAAAAATTACATGAAAACACCAGACGAACCACAGTTACTTCTCCATGCACAGTACACCCGATCAAA CATCCTGCCGCCCATCCATTCATGTTACAACTACACCCTT AAAATCGCTCGCTCGCTTGAAGGAGGGGCGGGCGGAAGCGTGATAACGAACGTTGGTTCTCGCCAGCCACAACTCTATCCCGAATCCGAGCGACAGCAAGACGCCCGTCAACGGAT TCCTCACCTCTCTTATCTGTATCTTTCTCACACGGCCTTGCTTTTTGTTAATGCAGCTGCTACCCTG CCGCGACGATCCGATCCAGTTCAGATGCCGCCCTTGGTCCCTCCTACGCGACGCTCGCGCAACGGCTGCATCGACTGCCGCAAGGCAAAAGTCAAGTGCGATGAGATTCGCTCCTCATGCGGAACTTGCGCTCGACGTAGGCTCGTGTGCCAGGGATACAAGACGCAACCCGGCGCTGCACAGCATGCCAGGCACTCACCCTCGTCTCTGCTGGCGGCCGGTGCTGGTGCCAGTAATACCGCCGCCGCGGCAGCAAAGGATTCAGTACCGGGATCTGTATCAAGCTCTCCGGACCTCCTCTCCGTAGCCGTCTCCGCCGGGTCTTCAAGCAGCAGCTCAACGACGCCGGCGGCACGAAGATCACCGCCAACTTCAAATCGGCAGACACTGGCTCTAGATACACGCACTTTTTCTCTGCTTCCTCCGGGGTCGGTGCCTGTCGCAGACCAGCCGTATCTAGAAGTCTACTTCAACAGACACCCCTTTGAGCTGTTGATAGGTCACGAGTTCGTGTGCGAGATGAACGCCAACATCGTGATGATGCTGCAGCAGGACCCGGTGGTGATTGCTGACACGATTTCGGCCATTGGCTACTCATATGACGTCGGCAGCTCTTCCGCGGCGCTGCTGCCTGTATTGAACCGGAGGGCAAAGATCCTCGCAAACTTGAGGAATATGAAGCCCTCAAGTCACTACTTTGAAGAGGCGCTCTTTCTGCTTCTCGGATTGTGCGCAATGGAAGTGA ACTGGAACATGAACCCCGTGGACCTTGCATtagatggatggatgggccACTACACCCCA CTCGTCACTTTGGCACAACCAGGACACCATGCAACCATACCCACAGTCCTATCAAACGTGGCCTCTCTTATCAGCCACCACGTTTCTACGGGAGGCGACGTATCTTCCGTGGCTAGATACTACCTCCGAGCACTGGCGAGACAAGACCTCGTCGTCTCTTTGATTCAGCTCCGTCGTCCCAGAGTTCCCAGCTACGTCTGGCTAGAAAATGAAGCGGCCAAGCCAGACCGTCTTCTCGGGTATACCGTTACCCTCATGCCGTTGCTAGAAGAGCTCTGCACTTTAGCCGAAGAGGTCCGCGACCAGATCCTTCAGCCTGCTTTTCCAAATACCCTCTTGGGCGGTGGCAGCGCAACATCGCCGACAAGCACAGAGGAAAGGGGTTCATCGTCTCCGCCCATCTGCGTCGACAGCTGGCTCGACGCCGGCTACTCCAACCTCGCCCTCCGCGCCGACTCCCTTCGCCTGCGCCTCGAGTCCTGGAAGCCCACAATCTCAGACAGTCTCTCCTTCCGCTCGGCGCGCAAATTCCGCGCTCAGGCTGCCTGCTACCGCGCGGGCGCCCTCCTCTACCTGCACCGGCTCTTCTGCCTCCCCGGGTCCGCAGCGGACGCGGATGGCGAGGCGTTGAGCAAGGCCCACGACGTGATGCTGTACACGAGCGGGCCGCCCTCCGAGTCCAAGATGCTGCTGTGGCCCGTCTTCATGGCTGCTTGCGAAATGCTGGACGCGGACGACCGGGCTGCCGTGCTCGACGTCTTTGACTCGATTGGCACGCACCGCAAGACGGTCACGGTTGAGCGGACGAGGAT CGCAAGAGTTTCCGGGGGAGTGTTTGCCGATCTGATTCCATATCATCCATCAACTGGGAGGTCGGCCGGCGTGTGG GCTTCACTGCAAGCGCATCCAGTTGTTCGTGGATCGGGTCCCACGCGGTCTAGTCCTTCACGGTTCACCCACTGTCTCGGATTCATAAGCTCTGAACCTGGCGACCACGTTGCGGCGCAGGCTTTGGCTATCTTTGCTATCATGACAGGCTATCTTGATAAAGCATGTCAAGAACGTCAACCGCAGATTCGAAGCCTTGGGCATG CCAGCGCCAAGAGCGGATATCTGATCGGCCAGCTTGTTTCTACCATCGGTCGTTTTTTCCTCAA ACAATCGGCTTCACGTTTGGTGACAGCGTGTGGAAAGAATGAAAAGTCTCTTGCAGATCCCTGGGGGTGGTCTTCAGGGATCTATGAATCTGATAAGGTCGAGCTGCAGATGGACTCGCACCACTTGATCAATCTGATAAGCCGCTGGGATGGAGG ACCGAAGTATTCAGCAGAGTTGGAAAATTTGCACCAGCTACCGGGACAGTTCTCGAGCTTCAATTTTCCGTCCGAGTTCCTCAACGAACTTTTGAGACACC AAGCCGAGTGGGGATCCTCTTTCAACCCAAGACCCGCCGTCGACTAC CACGGATACGAGACGACGAAATGGATCAATCCTGATATCGCTCCTCTGCCTCCCAACAGAAGAACGTGGGGAATGTGGGCATTCCTGGGTTTCGGATCCATCTCCAA TCTTTGCATTTCGGCATGGACAGGCGCGGCTTCCCTGCTGTCGCTGGGTCTCACCATCCCGCAGACCATCGGTCTGATGATCCTGGCTAGAGCTCTGATTTGTCTGCTCGTCATCGGTAACGGATGGATGGGCTCTGAATGGCACATTGGGTTTACTGTGTCTCAAAG AATCATTCTGGGTATGAACGGTGCCTACATCGGCCAATTGATCCGAATTATGCTATCCATCGTCTGGTACGGCTCTCAAGCCTGGCTGGGTGGTCTCTGCGTATCTGCTATGCTTAGCAGTTGGAGCTACAACTTTTTGATGATGGAGAACACGCTCCCAGAGAGCGCGCACATGGTCACCAGAGACCTTGTGGGATTCGTCATCTTCCACTTGATCTCGGTTCCATTCCTG CTCATCAGGATTGAGAAAGCGAAGATTCCCGTCATCACGGCCAACCTCATTGTCTTCGTCACAATGATGGGCATCACGATCTGGGCCTGCACTACCGGCGGCACAGGCCCTCTCTTCGAGTCCGGCGCCAAGCAGCCCTCCCTCCTCACAAAGGAATGGGCCTGGGTCTACGGCATCATCGCCTCAGTcggtgtcggattggaagtccaattcgaccgcggcatacagccgactgcgcaggggccaattgggggccctatttacgattatcgtagccagcccaacctacggttggaacctcctttttacacctacgcagatattcagatagttcaattgatctcttcgtcaactacggttcgaaccaactaccctgtaatagggataccaacagtcGGCAACATCTCGGCCGGTATTCTCAACCAGTCCGACTTCACGCGTTTTGCCCGCAAGCAAGGCATCCAGGTCCCTGGTATCATCTTCTCGCTCTTCATCCCGGGCATGATCGTGCCCATTTTCGCCATCCTTACTGCCTCGGCCTCCATGGAGATTTGGGAGCTCGAAGAGCCCATGTGGAACCCGTTGACCGTCATCACGCAGTGGATGATGGACGACTACAGTTCCAAGGCCCGCGCTGGTGCCTTCTTTTGCAGTTTGGGCTTCGTTCTCGGCCAGATTGCGGAGAATATCCTCGGCAATGGATATGCTGCCGGTATGGATCTCGCGGGTTTGCTCCCTACCTGGATCACTATCAAGCGTGGCGCGCTTCTGGCCGCGGCTCTATCGTGGGCTGTTCAGCCGTGGGAGTTTTACAACACTGCTAGCACGTTTGTGTCTGTGGCGGCTAGTTTCTCCGTCTTTATGGGCCCCTTGACTGGCATCATGATGACCGACTACTTTGTCGTCCGCCGGCAGAAGATTGAAATCAGCCAGTTGTACACTGGGTCCAAGGAGGGAGCCTACTGGTACACTTATGGTTTCAACTGGAGAGCCTTTGTCGCTTGGGTCGTCTGCTTCGTCCCCGCCATGCCGGGTATGATTGCCGCGGTCAACCCCAACGTCAAGATCAACGATGGGCTTTACAAGTATTACCTTGGCAACTACATTTTCGGTTTTCTGGAGGCTGGAGCGCTCTACGCTCTCCTGACCTTTGTCTTCAAGCCACAGAGGCTTGGATGCCAGGATGACTTTGATCTCTACGGCACATTCGAGGATGATGTCGCGATCAGCAAGGGCATGGCGCCTTTTGAAAGACCTAAGGGAGTTGATGGGCCCATCGAAGGAAGATCGGTACATCTCCAAGATGACAGGTCCGAGAACAAGCCCGGGCCCTCGATTGCTGTTTAA